A stretch of DNA from Brevibacterium sp. CBA3109:
GATCGCGGCCAATCCACTCGGCCTCACCCAGTTCCCGCTCAAGGCCGGATCCCCGACGAAGCCGGTACCGGGCTTCCATGTCGAAGTCCTCGATCCTTCCGGGAAACCGATGCCAGCCGGCGAGGAGGGCCTCATCGTCATGAAGCTGCCCCTGCCGCCGGGAACGATGACCACCGTCTGGGGCGATGACTCCAGATTCGTGTCCTCATATCTATCAGCATTCGACGGCTACTACCTCACCGGTGACTCGGGGTACCTCGACGAAGACGGATACGTCTTCGTCATGGGCCGCACCGACGATGTCATCAACGTCGCCGGCCACCGCCTGTCCACGGGTGTGATCGAGGCCGTCATCGCCTCCCATCCTGCGGTCACGGAGACCGCTGTGATCGGTGTTCACGATGACACGAAGGGACAGAGCCCGCGCGCGCTGGTCGTTCTCGGCGATTCCGCCGAGGTGGCCGATCCGGACACGATCATCGCCGAGCTCGTGGCGCTGGTGCGCAAGGAGATCGGCCCCGTCGCCGCGTTCAAACAGGTCGATATCGTCTCTGCCCTGCCGAAGACTCGGTCGGGGAAGATCCTGCGCAAGACGATGCGGGAGATCGCCGACGGAGTCGACTCACCGGCCGTGCCCTCGACGATCGAGGACCCTGCGGTGCTCGAGGCCCTGGAGTCTGTGCTCCAGCAAGGCTGAGCACTCGTCTCACGCCTGGCAGATGGCTGGCAGATGGCTGGCCTCGGTGAGGAGCGGTTCGGTTCAGCCTTCGGCGAGTGCTTTGAGCCCCTCAAGCGACGCCAGCAGCCTCTCGGTCGTCGTCGACTGCGCGCGTGGCAGTCGCTGGGGGTCTCTCAACTCGGTCCAGTCATAGGTTTGGCGAACCAGACTTGAGCGTTCGCCTCTTGCTTCGATCTCCCACGTCCATTTCTGGCCGAACGGTTCACCGGCGACTTCGGAGGGCTTCCAGGCGATGAGCCTGCCCTCCTCGAAGTCGACGATGTGGTTCTCGCGGTCCACGCCCTTGCTCAGAGTGGTGATGAAGGACCCGCTGGCACTGGTCGGCCTCTGCCCCTGAGCGGCTGTGCCCAGGTTGTCGTTGCCGTCCCATTCGGGTTGCCGGACTGGGTCCGCGATGAGCTCGAAGATCTCCGAGGCGGGTGCGGCGATCTCGATTTCCGCACTGACCACTTTGAGAGCCGGGTCGATCGTGTCGAAGATTGAGGCGTCGGAGGCACTGGCTCCATCGCCGGAAGCAGATGAGTTGGATGTCGGTTCGGTCATGGGGTTCCGCCTCTTCGCTGGGGTCCGGTTCCGATAGCAGGTTCGCGCCACCGAAATGCAGTCGCTGTCAGGATACACAGCCTGCCCAGTCCGCGAACTTTTGTGCCATCGAATCCTGAATTGACATGCACTCAGTCCTCGAGTGCCCGTTCCTGACGTTCGGCTCGCAGCTCTGCGGTGCTGAAACGAGTGAACAGCCGCGAAGAATCGCTTGACAGCGACAGCATCACGGCGACCTGCATGGCAATCGTCATCAGTGCGTACATGTTGGTCGCGAGGTCGCGGTCTCCGGTGAAGTAGTTCGTCATCGACACGATCACGGACACCGTGGAGAGGGTCAGGATCCACAGTCGAGCCCGATTGCTGCCCCGGAACACGGAGATGCTCGCGATCACCTGCAGGCAGCCGATGAGGAGGCTGGCTCCGATGAGAGCTCCCGCCACGATCCGTGTTGCCGTTTCGCCGCCGAAGGTTTCGATGTCAGCACTGCTGTCCACGACCTCGGTGCGCAGTCCGTCCCAGTCAAGCACTGTGCCCAGCACATCCCACGCCTGAAAGATGAGCAGGACCAGGACGAGTGCGGCACCGACGACGGTCTGCAGGGGCCGCCTGTGCCACAGGGTCCTCGTCACCTCTCTGACCGACCGTGCATCGGCGTAGATCTGGGTCGCATCGAGCGCCAGTTCGAGCCGGTCGGGAGAGTCGGACTCGTCGGCAACCACCTCCGTGGCTTCGATGATCGGCAGATCCCCGTCCGTGATGATCGCATCCCCGCCGCCGTTGCGTGAATGGTAACCGGTCGAGAAGTCCTGGATATGCTGGACGACGATCGCGTCATCGGTCGAAGCCACCGTGTCAACGATGTAGTCACGTTCGACATCGGTGTTCTCTTCGATTTTGTGAGTGAACTGCAATGTGAACAGCGAGATCCCGACGCTCTTGTCATACGTGCCCGCCGCCAACCAGTCCGCCTGATGCCCACCGGGCAGCATCCATCCGGTGGGACATTTCCAGAACCGCACATGGTGGCGCTGACCCGGGTCGCCGTCGACCTCCTGCTGATAGGCGAAGTCCTGCCGCCTGCCGAACAGCAGCAGGGGCGACACCGGCGCCTTGGGATAGCTCCGCCTGGTCAGAGTGGATCTGATGATCTCCCAGGTTGAGGCCGGCGTGATGTCATCGGCAAGAATCCAGCCGGCAGCCTTCATGGCGTGATGGATCTGCGTCTCATCGCCGCGCCATGCGAGGTTGACCGGGTCACCGAGCAATCCGTCCGAGGTCCGAGCTCGACCGATGAAGTAGTTCGGAACGTAGATCTGAGAGAGGATGCGATGCAGCCGCGGAAGCGCCAAGTACGAGACCACTCCCCAGAACACAAGCAGGGTCAGCACCTGCCACCACCCCAGAGAAAACCCTTTGAACAGGATCAGCATCGCCAACCACGTTGACGAGGCACCTCCGAAGAGGAAGAAGAGATAGTCGAGGACCCCGGTGACGGTGAAACGGTGGCGCCGGAATGCGAATGACTGCCGCTGCCGTCTCTTCGGGGAGGCACCCGAGCCGCCGTGCCCCAAATCGGGGCCTGATTCGGGCGTCGCAGTTCCAGAGGTCATGGGCCAAGCTTAGTGATCGCGGCGGCGGTTCAGGGTCGCGGTCGCCGTCGCTGCGACCTCGAGGCTCTCATCGGAGCTGAGTTCGGCAATGAAGTCATCGACCTCGGCGCCCGGAATCTCGATCAGGACCTGCAGCACTCGGAACCGCACCCTCGCCTCTGGCGACCGGGCATGCCGACGCAGATCCGACATGATCCGTGTCGCGACCTCAGCACGCTGCCCGTCCTCCGGGGCCTCGTTGACGAAGGCGGCAAGCGCCTC
This window harbors:
- a CDS encoding SRPBCC family protein, yielding MTEPTSNSSASGDGASASDASIFDTIDPALKVVSAEIEIAAPASEIFELIADPVRQPEWDGNDNLGTAAQGQRPTSASGSFITTLSKGVDRENHIVDFEEGRLIAWKPSEVAGEPFGQKWTWEIEARGERSSLVRQTYDWTELRDPQRLPRAQSTTTERLLASLEGLKALAEG
- a CDS encoding LssY C-terminal domain-containing protein, encoding MTSGTATPESGPDLGHGGSGASPKRRQRQSFAFRRHRFTVTGVLDYLFFLFGGASSTWLAMLILFKGFSLGWWQVLTLLVFWGVVSYLALPRLHRILSQIYVPNYFIGRARTSDGLLGDPVNLAWRGDETQIHHAMKAAGWILADDITPASTWEIIRSTLTRRSYPKAPVSPLLLFGRRQDFAYQQEVDGDPGQRHHVRFWKCPTGWMLPGGHQADWLAAGTYDKSVGISLFTLQFTHKIEENTDVERDYIVDTVASTDDAIVVQHIQDFSTGYHSRNGGGDAIITDGDLPIIEATEVVADESDSPDRLELALDATQIYADARSVREVTRTLWHRRPLQTVVGAALVLVLLIFQAWDVLGTVLDWDGLRTEVVDSSADIETFGGETATRIVAGALIGASLLIGCLQVIASISVFRGSNRARLWILTLSTVSVIVSMTNYFTGDRDLATNMYALMTIAMQVAVMLSLSSDSSRLFTRFSTAELRAERQERALED